CGAGCGGTCGATCGACCCCGACGAAGTCGGGGAGGAGACCGCCGAACGAGTCAGGGAGATCCACGAGAGCCACGACGAACTGAACGACCCCGACCCGGTCGCCCGCGTGTCCGCCGACGGCTACGACGCCGTCGTCTTCCCCGGCGGCCACGGGACCGAGTGGGACGTCAATCAGGACCGCCACGCCCGCGCGCTCCTGCGGGAGGCCGTCGGGGGGGAGGACGGGACGGCGCTGGTCGTCTGTCACGCCGTCGGTATCCTCGCGTTTACCCGCACCGACGACGGGAAGTTCCTCGTCGACGGCCGCGACGTGACCGGGTTCCCCAACGAGTGGGAGGACGGGATCGTCGACGACGCCGACCGCATGCCCGACGGCCGGAAGCTGCCCTACTGGGTCGAAGAGGAAGTGAAAGCCGCCGGCGGGAACTGGGACGCCGAACTCGACGCCGACGAGAGCGTCACCGTCGACGGCGACCTGGTGACTGGGCGCGGTCCCGGCTCGTCGGCCGCGGCCGCGCGGACGCTGCTGGACGAACTCGGCGTCGCCGCTCAGGCCGGGGACTGAGCGGACGGCGGGAGCCAGGACGGGACCGGCGGCGTCTCGCGCGGTGGATATTTCACGGGGCCGGCCGCACTGCGGGTATGGCGATCGAAGACCGCGGCGACGCGAGCCTGATCACCCACGCGCTCGCGTCGGACGTGTTGACCCGGCTGCGCGACGTGGAGACAGAACAGGTGGAGTTCCGGAAGGGGCTCGTGAAACTCGGTCGGATCTGCGGCTACGAGATCATCGACGGCGCGATGGAGACCGAGTACGTCGCCGTCGAGACCCCCCTCACCGAGACGATGGGCCAGCGCGTCAAGGGCCTCGACGACGTGGTCATCGTCAACGTCCTGCGCGCAGCGACGCCGTTCGTCGAGGGGCTGCTGAAGGCGTTTCCCCGGGCCCGCCAGGGAGTCATCTCCGCCAGCCGGGACGAGGCGGCGGGCATGGACGAGGCGGGCCAGTTCCCCATCTCCGTCGACTACGTGAAACTCCCCGATATCGAGCCCGAGGACACCGTGATCGTCGCCGACCCGATGCTGGCGACGGGATCGACGATGTGCGCGGTGCTGGAGCGGGTGCTAGAGGGCCAGCCCGAACCCGAGAACCTGTTCGTCATCTCGGCGGTGAGCGCGCCGGAGGGGCTGCTGGCGGTCGGCGACGCCGTCCCCGAGGCGGAGCTGCTGACCGTCGCCATCGACGACGAACTCGACGACGACGGCTACATCGTCCCCGGACTCGGCGACGCGGGCGACCGGGCGTTCCGGACGACGGAGTGAGAGCGAGCGGCGACGTTACGGAGTCGGTCGTGGGGCCGTCAGTCCATCGCGACGTAGGTCTGAGTGTCCTCGATGCCCGCTACGTTCTGGATGTGGGTGGCGGCGACGGCCTTGACCTCGGCGGTCTCGTCGACGGTGACGGTGGCGATGAAGTCCACGTCGCCGGCGACGATGTAGGCGTCGTCGACGCCCTCGACGTCGAGAATCTCGGATTTGAGCCGCTCGGCGTCGCCCGAATGGGCCTTGACCATGACGTAGGCGCGGACCATCTCAGGCACCCCCCGTGGCCGCGACGGCCTCGCCGACGACGATCTGGCGCACGTCGTCCAGTTTCTCGAAGTCCGCGAGGATGGCGAGCGTGTCGCCCGCTTCGAGCGATACGTCCTCGTCGGGGATCGAGAGCGGGTCGCCCTGCTTGCCGAAGGCGAGCAGTTCCGTGTCGGCCGGCAGCTCCAGTTCGTCCAGCGTGTAGCCGCGCATCGGCGACTCCGGCGTGACGGTGAGCTCGACGAGCTGGAGGTTCTGTGCGATGTCGGCGACGGCGCGGATGTTGCCGCCGAGGAGTGCGTTCTTGGCGACGATGGCGCCCAGCCGCTCGGGGTAGATGACCTCGTCGACGTCGGATGCGTACTTGCGGTAGATGTCCTCGCGGTACTCCTCGTCGATCCGGAGGACGGTGCGACAGCCGTGGTGTTTCCCGATCATGCAGGCGACGAAGTTCGTCGAGAGATCGCCCGTCAGCGCGCCCAGGGCGTCGGCCTCCGCCAGGTCGGCGGCGAGCAACACCTGCTCGTCGCTGGCGTCGCCCTCGATGACCTCGTATCCCTCCGCTTGCGCGCGGTCGACTTTCGCCGGGTCGCGCTCGATGAGGACCACCTCGTGTCCGCTGTCTTCGAGTGCGCGTGCCGTCCGCAGCCCGACGCGGCCGGCACCCACGATAACGAATCGCATGGTAACGCGTACGACCAGGCGGGGAATAAAGCTACCTCCGATCACCCCCGATCGGGGGCTTCGAACTCCCGGTCGAGCGGCTCGCCGATCGTGTGCGTGTCACTCTCACCCTACCGGATCAACGCGGGCTTCGAGGTCCGGGGGAAGGTTTTTGGAGTCACCGGGAGAAGTTCGGATACGATGGTGCGGGCCTTTATCATGGTGAAGACGGCGGCCGGGAAGTCCGAACAGCTGCTCGACTCGATCCGGGGGATCGACGGGGTCGAGGAGGCGCACATCGTCGCCGGCCAGTACGACATCATCGTCGAGGCGACCGGCGAGGAGGTGTACGACCTCATGCACGGCGTCGCGACCAGGCTCCGCGATCTGGGCGGTGTCGCCGACACGAAGACGTACATCTGTCTCGATTGAGCGGTCCCCGCGCTCGGGTCTCGGCGCCGTTCACTCTTCAGGGCCGTCACGCTCGGGAGCGGTGCCCTCGCTGGCGGCCCGACCGGTCTCGCCCTCGGTGACGGACCGTCGCCGGTCGCGGACTCGCGGTGGGAACGTCGCGTAGGCGTGGTCGAACACGTCGGTGGGGTCGGGCTCGCTCGCTTCGGCGGCCGCCACGGCCTCGTCCACCTCGTCCCTCGCCGCCTCGCGGGCCGCCTCGACGAATCCCTCGTCGACGACGCCCTCCTCGCGCAGGTAATCGGCGTACCGTTCCAGCGGGTCCGCGGTCCGCCAGTCGGGCAGACCCTCGGCGGCGGCGTCGCGGTAGCGGTCGGGGTCGTCGCTGGTGGTGTGGGCGCCCTGGCGGTAGGTCAGACTCTCGACGAGGACGGGGTCGCCCGCGAGCGCCGACGCGCGAGCCTCGCGGACGACCTCGTAGACAGCGAGGGGGTCGTTCCCGTCGACTCGTACCCCGTCGACCCCGTAGGCGCGGGCCTTCCCCGCGATGGTCGCGCTGGCCGTCTGTCGGTCGGTCGGCACGCTGATCGCCCAGCCGTTGTTCTCGCAGAAGAAGACGACCGGCGCCGAGAACACGCCCGCGAAGTTCGTCGCCTCGTGGAAGTCACCCTCGCTCGTGGCGCCGTCGCCGAGGCAGGCGCAGGCGACCCGGTCGTCACCGCGATAGTCGGCCGCCATTCCCGCGCCGACCGCGTGGGGGAGTTGCGTCGCGATCGGCGTCGCCTGCGTGAACGTGACCGGGTCCCGACCGGGCTCCGCGTCCGTATCGACGACGGGTTCGTACTCGGAGTACCCGCGGCGAAAGCGGAGAATATCGGCCGGCGAGCGGCCGCGGGCGAGTTGCATGGCGTTCGAACGATACGTCGGGAAGAGCCAGTCGTCGTCGACCAGGGCGTGAGCGGCGCCGACCTGCGACCCCTCCTGCCCGACGAAGGGCGGGTAGCCGCTCATCCAGCCCCTGCGCTGGAGCGCGACCGCCCGCTCGTCGAAGACGCGAGCGCGGACGATATCTCGGAGGAGCGTGCGCGCCAGCCCCGGGTCGACGTTCGTCTCGCCCAGCGACCGCTCGCCGATGACGCGGTGCATGGTATCCCGATTGGTGCGGCGGTGAGAAAGCGATTGCGTCGAGCCCGACGGCGACTCGGCCCGACTCGACGCCCGCTCGCAGTCGACACCTCAAAGAGCGCGCGGCGCCAACGGCCGGTATGGTCAGTGCCGTCGACGCGGTCGAGCTGGTCTTCCTGATCGTCGTCCACAGCGCGGTCGCCGCCCTGATGACGCGGTTTTTCCGCGTTCGGCTATCGACTCGCTGGGGTGGCTTCCTCTACGCCGGCATCCTCGTACCCTTCGCGTTGCTGGTCTCGACGCTGTTTTTCAGCGGCGTCCTGCCGCTGGGGCCGAATCTGGGGTCGGCCGGTGCCGTCGTGACGCTGATCATCCTCCTGCCG
This DNA window, taken from Halosimplex litoreum, encodes the following:
- a CDS encoding Lrp/AsnC family transcriptional regulator; the encoded protein is MVRAFIMVKTAAGKSEQLLDSIRGIDGVEEAHIVAGQYDIIVEATGEEVYDLMHGVATRLRDLGGVADTKTYICLD
- the upp gene encoding uracil phosphoribosyltransferase, whose translation is MAIEDRGDASLITHALASDVLTRLRDVETEQVEFRKGLVKLGRICGYEIIDGAMETEYVAVETPLTETMGQRVKGLDDVVIVNVLRAATPFVEGLLKAFPRARQGVISASRDEAAGMDEAGQFPISVDYVKLPDIEPEDTVIVADPMLATGSTMCAVLERVLEGQPEPENLFVISAVSAPEGLLAVGDAVPEAELLTVAIDDELDDDGYIVPGLGDAGDRAFRTTE
- a CDS encoding thiamine pyrophosphate-dependent enzyme; its protein translation is MHRVIGERSLGETNVDPGLARTLLRDIVRARVFDERAVALQRRGWMSGYPPFVGQEGSQVGAAHALVDDDWLFPTYRSNAMQLARGRSPADILRFRRGYSEYEPVVDTDAEPGRDPVTFTQATPIATQLPHAVGAGMAADYRGDDRVACACLGDGATSEGDFHEATNFAGVFSAPVVFFCENNGWAISVPTDRQTASATIAGKARAYGVDGVRVDGNDPLAVYEVVREARASALAGDPVLVESLTYRQGAHTTSDDPDRYRDAAAEGLPDWRTADPLERYADYLREEGVVDEGFVEAAREAARDEVDEAVAAAEASEPDPTDVFDHAYATFPPRVRDRRRSVTEGETGRAASEGTAPERDGPEE
- a CDS encoding type 1 glutamine amidotransferase domain-containing protein; protein product: MTAALFVVSEEGYWGEECIEPLTTLESAGVDVTVATPSGDPPEVDERSIDPDEVGEETAERVREIHESHDELNDPDPVARVSADGYDAVVFPGGHGTEWDVNQDRHARALLREAVGGEDGTALVVCHAVGILAFTRTDDGKFLVDGRDVTGFPNEWEDGIVDDADRMPDGRKLPYWVEEEVKAAGGNWDAELDADESVTVDGDLVTGRGPGSSAAAARTLLDELGVAAQAGD
- a CDS encoding Lrp/AsnC family transcriptional regulator, producing MVRAYVMVKAHSGDAERLKSEILDVEGVDDAYIVAGDVDFIATVTVDETAEVKAVAATHIQNVAGIEDTQTYVAMD
- a CDS encoding potassium channel family protein codes for the protein MRFVIVGAGRVGLRTARALEDSGHEVVLIERDPAKVDRAQAEGYEVIEGDASDEQVLLAADLAEADALGALTGDLSTNFVACMIGKHHGCRTVLRIDEEYREDIYRKYASDVDEVIYPERLGAIVAKNALLGGNIRAVADIAQNLQLVELTVTPESPMRGYTLDELELPADTELLAFGKQGDPLSIPDEDVSLEAGDTLAILADFEKLDDVRQIVVGEAVAATGGA